Below is a genomic region from Hyphomicrobium nitrativorans NL23.
GGACGTTGGCCCCGGCGAGCGCGAGGCCGGCGGCGACGGACGCGGCGGTGGTGGATTTGCCGACGCCGCCTTTTGAGGAGGCAAAGGAAATAATCATGACGCACTATAGAAAATAGACATTAAACCGAATCATGAAAACAAGGATGCCATACAACACGAAAGAATTGAATCCCCGAAATGCCCAAGTGTGGAATTCAACAAACAAACAGTCCGGCAATGGCGCAATTCGGCAATTCCCCAAGCGCACGGTTGCCCAAATAAAGATGAGCGCAAGTGCGCTTTTGCGCTTTTGCACGATGGGGCCATTGGGCAAATCCACATTTGCGCAGTTGGCAAGGCGCGCACACTGTTTCCCGGCGGCACGTCCCGCGCGCGCTGTTCGACAGAGGTCTTGCTTTCCAGAATACGGATCGCCGCACGGGGCCGACGTTGACTGCTGATGGGCCTGTTCGGTGCGGGGTGTGGAAGCGTGTTGCGGTCCATCATCGCGCTCCTCGTGCATCTGTGGGCCAAAGCGGGCGGCATCGACGACCGGACGCGAGAGTGTGACCCACGTCTGGCTCTCACCACGCGACCCATCGGCACAATTTCCCTGGCGAGAGCGCTTCGCCCTGGCCCGATCGATGCTGCTCTGTTGCGACGCTTGAAGCGGGCCATCGACCGTCATCGGATCCAGAACATCGGCACGAGCGTGCCCTCCTGCGCCACAACGGCGATCTTTCGGCCGCTGCAAAGCTCGCCTGCTTTGTTGCCGCAGGGGCCGCTTGCTCGTCTCGCCGAGCAACAGTCGCGATCGCTCACACAGGCGCAGATGTTTGGGGCTTGTAGGGATGTGCTTGCCCTTTGCCGATAAGACCCAAGCGTATCGGCCGGATGGCCGATGCCATCTCGGAGGTGCGGCGCAGCGCGCGAAACGCGCGCGGAGGGTGAGGGGACACATACGTCGGGACCGCGTGTGCGGTCCCGTCCATATCGACCGAGCCAAGGCGAGGCTTTCACCACGCGATCCCAGGAGAAGAAGGGATAAGAGAAAGGAAAGGATACGCTGCCGGCTCTGTCGAGTCGCGCCTTGCGGGGCGCGGGCTAGAGCGTCGCGGTCTGCACGGTCCACCTTCCACCACGCGGCGCGCAGCATGCTCCACCTTCCGCATGTGCGGCGTCTCCGGACGGTCCACCTCGTGCTTGTGCACGCTCCACCTTCTGCATCGGGGCGGGCCTGCATGCTCCACCTCCCGCGCCGCCTGTGGGTAAGTCTGTGGGCAAATGCCTTGGAAGGGGCGCTGCATGCTCCGCCTCCCGTCTGCTGCACGCTCAACCTTCCTGAAGGTGCACGCATCGCCTCCCGCCTCAACCGGCAAGACGCCATCTCTTCACCGAAGTGCGCGGGCGGCGCTGATTGGAATGCGATTGCTGGCACCATCGATCGTGGTGCGCGCTTCTTGGGCGCGGGCGTTGGCGGCCTTGATGTCGCTGACGAAGTCCACATGCGGCGTCAGTGTGAAGAGGACATCGCGGATGCTGGCCCCATCCATGCGGCGCGCGCTGTCGGTGGCGAGCAGCACGCGATGTGCGATGAGTTCGTCGAGGGCGCGTTCGATGCTCTTGAGGTTGGCGCTCGTTCGGCAATTGTGCAAAAGCCCCGAGTCGCGATCGATGGTGGAATAGAGAATGCGGTAGGGGTGCGTCAGGTGAGCGTTGGTGTACTCGTGACTGAGCCGTTTGTGCAGCCATCGCGCGAGTGGCGACTTGAGGCTCATCAGCACGGCGTAGTTGAACTGCCGGTAGGAGAGGGCATTGATACTGGCACTCAACAGGGCCGGCAGGCGGGCCGTCCACATGGATTTGGGATCTTCGGCCAGATCGAGGCGGGTAACGCGGGTGAGATCGCTGAGAATGGGGTTGGTGTAGACGGCGCGCTTTGCCCCTCGACCTTCGATGGCGACGTCGACGACAGTCTTGGAGAGGATTTCGAGGGATTGCTTGATTTCCGCGATCGAGCGCGTGCGGCCGCGCCGGGCGAGTTCGGTACGGATCATATGTAAAGTGAAGCGCACCCAGCTCTCGCCGCGTCGGCTGTCGTGATAGCCGCAGGCTTGATCGGTGAAGATCTTCTTGAGCACCTCTTCGATGAGCTCCTCATCGGTCGAGGGATAGAAGTCGACCCGCTTGCCGTCGATGAGGAGGCTTGCCGGCTGCAGGCTCAAGGTGCAGGTGAGCGTTGGGTTTCCGGCCTTGGGCGCCGGACGGTAGTCGAACGCGCGCTGATAGAGCGGCAGGCGTCCCGACGCGTCGCGCAGAAGTGCCTGCATGCGCGCGGAGAAGCTGTACTTGGGGAGGGCATCCCAGAGCTCGATGGTGTTGGAGAGGTTTTCGGGCTTGCCGAAGAAGCGTGTGAAGAGGTCGTACTGAAGGTCCTGCGCGCCTGCGGGCAGGGCGGAAGCTGCGGCAGGACAACTGCCATCTGAGACGCGCGAAACCACGGCCCGATGCTGCCGCCAGGCAACATGTCAGTCAACGGACAAAAACCATTTGTCCCCGTGAATCCAAACGGGTTACACTTCGCGCGTGAAGCATTGCGTGTATGCCCTCATTGATCCCCGTTCGGATGGGGTCTTCTACATCGGCCAGACCTCGGACTTGTCGCGGCGGCGTGCTGAGCACCTTGAGGGGACCGATCAGCTTTCAGGCTTGGTCGTGCGTCAGATCCGGTTGGCGGGGTTTCTGCCGCTGGTCATGGTATTGGAGCGCTGTGAGAGCATGGATGCGGCATTGAGATCCGAGATCTTCTGGATCGAGTTGGCACGCACCCGGGGGATGTCTCTGCTCAATTCCCAGGCGGTGGGCGGAGCGGTCAAGCGCCACGCAACGCGGCAAGCTCTCACCGATACCCTTGAGATGATGGCGGGCGAGAAGGCTGACGCTCCCGATCTGGCCCGCATTGCCAACGGCCGGCCGCGGCGGGCAGGGGCAGCGTGGTCGGCGTCCGAGCGACGACGTCTTGCCGGCATGCTCAAGGCCAACATGAGCCCCGAGGCGATGGCCGATGCACTCGAGCGCCTGCCGGCCGATGTCCACCGCGAGCTTGCCAAGGCCAAAGGCAGGCGCCGTAGCCGGCTGCATTAATCCCGCTCGCGCCGCCGCTCCTGGGGGCGCGCACGCCCAAGCGTCCGATGTGCGCCGCGCCCCTCTTTGCGGCTCCAACGTTTTTCACGCGTATCGGCACCGGCCGAACTGAGATCGCGGCTTAGGATCTGCCTGTGTTCCTCGCGCGGCACGAACCTTTGCGCAGGATCGCCACGCAGCTTGAAATTGAGCCGCGCCTTGAGACCCATGTGTTCGCGCTCCGATCGGCTGCGGGCATGGGCGATGAGGCGCTCATCGCGCTCGCGCTCGACGCGATGCCGGTTTTTGAGCTTCGCCATCTCAGCGGTGTGCTGAGCCTCGAACGTAACGCGCTGCTCCTTGATGCGTATCTCGAGATTGGCCAATGTCTTCTTGAGATCGGAGATACGGCGCTCCTGGCGTGCGGTTTCGCCGGTGAGGCGTTTTGTAAATCGGACGATGGCGGCAAACAGCCCCTTGAGGCTACGCTGTCCTTCGAGCGCCGAAATCTGCCGTGCGACGGTATCGCGCGCGGCGCCATAGAGCTCCTCAAGCCGCCGCTCGAAGATCCTGCGCCGATAGGCGAGGCGGGAGACAATCTGCAGGCGATCGGCGGTCTGCTGCAGGGAACGCTCGGTGCGGATCTGATCGGGCGATTTTTCCATATAGAGGCGGACGGTTTCGTATTCGTGCCGGGTGAGGTTGTCGTTCTTGACATATTCGCCGGCGGCGCGCCGCGCATTGTGATTGACGCGCAGGTCACAGAGAATGCGGCCTGTCTCGCGTTCATAGCGCTCGGCCCATTTGGAGAGCTTGATCCAATCGCGTTTGATATCGGCGGCGCGGCCGGTCAGGTGACAGATACGATTGACGACCACGTGGACGTGCGGCTGCGGTTCGTCGGTATGGCAGAAGACGACGGCTTGGCGTCCGTCCATATGCAGGGTTTTGAGCGCTTCATCGACGGCGCGCAGCATTTCATCCTTCGACGGGTTTTGTGACGGATCCCAGGCGAGCGTCAGGGAATAGACCGGCTTCTTGCAGCGCTGTCCGGTCAGCCGTTCGCCTGCGGCGGCCTTGAGTTCTTTCTGGTGCGTGGCGGTGAAGGCCATGATGC
It encodes:
- a CDS encoding relaxase/mobilization nuclease domain-containing protein, encoding MIPVVTTGTSFRGCVSYMAHDKRREGDPGPATSDRVAWTQTRNLPTDNVERAWRIMAFTATHQKELKAAAGERLTGQRCKKPVYSLTLAWDPSQNPSKDEMLRAVDEALKTLHMDGRQAVVFCHTDEPQPHVHVVVNRICHLTGRAADIKRDWIKLSKWAERYERETGRILCDLRVNHNARRAAGEYVKNDNLTRHEYETVRLYMEKSPDQIRTERSLQQTADRLQIVSRLAYRRRIFERRLEELYGAARDTVARQISALEGQRSLKGLFAAIVRFTKRLTGETARQERRISDLKKTLANLEIRIKEQRVTFEAQHTAEMAKLKNRHRVERERDERLIAHARSRSEREHMGLKARLNFKLRGDPAQRFVPREEHRQILSRDLSSAGADTREKRWSRKEGRGAHRTLGRARPQERRRERD
- a CDS encoding GIY-YIG nuclease family protein, which produces MYALIDPRSDGVFYIGQTSDLSRRRAEHLEGTDQLSGLVVRQIRLAGFLPLVMVLERCESMDAALRSEIFWIELARTRGMSLLNSQAVGGAVKRHATRQALTDTLEMMAGEKADAPDLARIANGRPRRAGAAWSASERRRLAGMLKANMSPEAMADALERLPADVHRELAKAKGRRRSRLH